CGGTGCGCGGCTTGACCGCGTTCTTGCCGGTCTTCGGGACGTCGTCGGGAAGGATCTCGGTGACGTACGGGCCGTACCGGCCGGCCTTGGCGACGATCTGGTGGCCGCTGACCGGGTCGGTGCCCAGCTCGAAGTCGCCGCTCGGCTTGGCGAGCAGCTCCTCGGCGTACTCGACGGTGAGCTCGTCGGGCGCGAGGTCGTCGGGCACGTCGGCGCGCTGGTGGCCCTCCTGGTCCTTCTCGCCGCGCTCGACGTACGGGCCGTAGCGGCCGACGCGCAGCACGATGTCGTTGCCGACCGGGAAGGACGAGATCTCACGGGCGTCGATGGCGCCGAGGTCGGTGACCAGCTCCTTGAGGCCGCCGAGGTGGTCGCCGTCGCCGTTGCCCGCGTCGGCGGCACCGCCGGTCGCCCCCTCGCCCTCGCCGAAGTAGAAGCGCTTCAGCCACGGCACGGACTGGGCCTCGCCGCGGGCGATGCGGTCGAGGTCGTCCTCCATCTTCGCGGTGAAGTCGTAGTCGACGAGCCGGCCGAAGTGCTTCTCCAGCAGGTTGACCACGGCGAAGGACAGGAAGGACGGCACGAGGGCCGTGCCCTTCTTGAAGACGTAGCCGCGGTCGAGGATGGTGCCGATGATCGAGGCGTACGTCGACGGGCGGCCGATCTCGCGCTCTTCCAGCTCCTTGACCAGGGTGGCCTCGGTGTAGCGGGCGGGCGGCTTGGTGGCGTGGCCGTCGGCGGTGATCTCCTCGGCGGCGAGCGCGTCGCCCTCGGCGACCTGCGGCAGGCGCCGCTCACGGTCGTCGAGCTCCGCGTTCGGGTCGTCGGCGCCCTCGACGTACGCCTTCATGAAGCCGTGGAAGGTGATCGTCTTGCCGGAGGCCGAGAACTCGGCGTCGCGGCCGTCGGCGGAGGTGCCGCCGATCTTGACGGTGACCGAGTTGCCGGTGGCGTCCTTCATCTGGGAGGCGACGGTCCGCTTCCAGATGAGCTCGTACAGCTTGAACTGGTCGCCGGTCAGACCGGTCTCGGCGGGGGTGCGGAAACGATCACCCGAAGGCCGGATCGCCTCGTGCGCCTCCTGCGCGTTCTTGACCTTGCCGGCGTAGACGCGCGGCTTCTCCGGCAGGTAGTCGGCGCCGTACAGCTGCGTCACCTGGGCGCGGGCCGCGGCGACGGCCGTGTCGGAGAGCACGGTGGAGTCCGTACGCATGTAGGTGATGAAGCCGTTCTCGTACAGCTTCTGCGCCACCTGCATGGTCGCCTTGGCACCGAAGCCGAGCTTGCGGCTGGCCTCCTGCTGGAGGGTGGTGGTGCGGAAGGGCGCGTACGGGGAGCGGCGGTACGGCTTCGACTCGACCGAGCGGACGGTGAAGCGGGTGTCGGCGAGGGAGGCGGCGAGCGCGCGGGCCTTCTCCTCGTCGAGGTGGAGCACGCTGTCGCTCTTCAGCCGGCCGTCGGCGCCGAAGTCGCGGCCCTGCGCGACGCGCTTGCCGTCGACCGCGGCGAGCCGCGCGACCAGCGACGACGGGTCGGAGGGGTCGCCGGCGCGGCCGGTGGAGAAGGTGCCGGTGAGGTCCCAGTACTCGGCGGAGCGGAAGGCGATGCGCTCGCGCTCGCGCTCGACGACGAGCCGGGTGGCGACGGACTGCACGCGGCCGGCGGAGAGGCCGCGCATGACCTTCTTCCACAGCACCGGGGAGACCTCGTAGCCGTAGAGGCGGTCGAGGATGCGGCGGGTCTCCTGGGCGTCGACCATCCGCTTGTTCAGCTCGCGCGGGTTGGCGACGGCGGCCTGGATCGCGTCCTTGGTGATCTCGTGGAAGACCATCCGGTGGACCGGGACCTTGGGCTTGAGGACTTCCTGGAGGTGCCACGCGATGGCCTCGCCCTCGCGGTCCTCATCGGTGGCGAGGAAGAGCTCGTCGGACTCGGCCAGCAGCTCCTTGAGCTTCTTGACCTGCGCCTTCTTGTCCGCGTTGACGACGTAGATGGGCTGGAAGTCGTGCTCGACGTCGACGCCGAGGCGGCGCACCTCGCCGGTGTACTTCTCCGGTACCTCGGCGGCGCCGCTGGGGAGGTCACGGATGTGCCCGACGCTCGCCTCGACGACGTAGCCGGGGCCGAGGTAGCCCTTGATCGTCTTCGCCTTGGCAGGCGACTCGACGATGACGAGTCGGCGGCCGCCGTGTGCGGTCTCGCTGGTCGGGGACAACTTCGCTCTTCTCTCCGGTCGACGCGGTCTGCGCTGGCACGCACGTCAGCGACACGCACGGTGACGCTGGCGTCGCTGCGGAGTGTGACGGTACAACCCGCCCCCGTGTCAAACAGGGAAAGCCCGCAACGGCCACTCGAACGGTAACCCGACTCCTGCCCTTCCTGCCGCCCGGACTGCCGGACCGGCGGGGCGGTTCGATGTGGGGCGGGTCTCAGCGGGTGGCCCGGGCGGCGGCTCAGAGGCGGGCGAAGCACCAGAGCCCGAGGCCCAGGAAGAGGGTCCCGGCGAGGCCCGTGAGGGCGGCGGCGGCGCGGGGCGCGACGCCGAGCGCGACCGGCTCGCCCTGCCGCACCCGGACGGTCGTCCACAGCAGCAGCGCGCCTCCGAACAGCGTGAACGCCGCCCCCGCGAAGATCGCCGGCCCGCTCTCCATGCCCGTACCCGCTTCCGTCCCGGCGCCGTCCCGCGCGTGCTGTGTGTCTCCCGTAAGGGAGGCTGACACCCCCCGGCGTCAGGGACGCGAATTCCGGGTGAACGACGCGGGCCGGGCCGTACGGTTTCACGAAGATGGCCGGTAGTGCCCCACTACTCCGGGGCCGCTCCGGGCTGCTCCGGGAGGCCGTCCCGCTCCGGAAGCAGGGACTCCGGCGTGAGGAAGCCCTCCTCCACGAGGAGGCGGATGGACTGCGGCGTGCGGTCCCGCAGCAGCACCGGGTCCTCGCCCATGAGCTGGGCGATCGCGTCGAGGATCCGGCCGGCGCTGAGCGTGCCGTCGCAGACGCCCGCGAAACCGGCGCCCACGTGGTCGACCCGGGTGGCGCGGCGCATGCCCCGGTTCTGCCGGAGGACGACGTGCTCGGGGTCCTCGGCGCCGGGCAGCCCGACCTGCTCCTGGACCACCTCGGGGGCGAGCGTGAAGCTGTCGGCGAGCAGAGCGGCGTCGTCGTGGGTGCGCAGGTAGTCCTGGCGCTCGAAGTGGGCGCGGACGGTCGGGCCGAGCGGCTGCTCCACCGGGTGCGGCCACTCCTCGATCACGATCGACGGCTCGGCCTTCCCGGCGGCCACCGCCGGGTCGCGGCGCAGGGTGATCCAGCCGAAGCCGATCGACCGGGTGCCGCTCGCCTCGAACGCGTCCAGCCAGCGGTCGTACGCCGCCCGGTACGCCTCGGGGTCGCCGCGGTGGTCGCCGCTGTCGCGCAGCCACAGCTCGGTGTACTGGGTGACGTCCTGCACCTCGCGCTGCACGATCCAGGCGTCGCAGCCGCGCGGCACCCAGGAGCGGAGCCGGTCCTGCCACTCCTCGCCGTCGACGTGCTGCCAGTTGGCGAGGAACTGGGCGTACCCGCCGTCGTTCAGCCGCTCGCCGGCCTGCTGGACGAGGGTGCGGCACAGGTCGTCGCCGCTCATCCCGCCGTCCCGGTAGGTGAGGCCGGAGCCGGGGGAGATCACGAACGGCGGGTTGGAGACGATCAGGTCGTACGTGTCGCCGTCGACCGGCTCGTACAGCGAGCCCTCCAGCAGCTCGGCCTCGCGGGCCCCGGAGAGGGCGAGGGTCAGCCGCGTGAACTCCAGCGCCCGCGGGTTGAGGTCGGTGGCGGTGACCAGGGTGCTGTGCTGGGCGGCGTGCAGGGCCTGGATGCCGGAGCCGGTGCCGAGGTCGAGCGCGGCGGCGACGGGGGTGCGGACGGTGATGCCGGCGAGCGTGGTGGAGGCGCCGCCGACGCCGAGGACGACGCCCTCCTCCTTGGAGCCGATGCCGCCGGCGCCGCCGACGGCGCAGCCCAGGTCGGAGACGATGAACCAGTCCTCGCCGTCCGGGCCGCCGTACGGCCGGACGTCGACGGTGGCGCGCACGGCGCCGTCCTCCTCGACCACCCAGCCGTCGGCCAGGGCCTCCTTCAGCGGGAGGGCGGCGGCGGCCCGGGCGGGCTCGACGGCCCGCTGGAGCAGGAAGAGCCGGACGAGGGTCTCCAGCGGGGAGTCGCCGCGGGTGGCGCGCAGGGCGGGCACGGTCTCGCTGCGGGCGAGGGCCGCGTAGGCGGCGGCGCCGAGCCGGTCGAGCAGACCGTCGGCGGTGAAGTCCGCGGCGAGCAGGGCCTCGCGGAGTCGGTCGGCGTGCGCGGGCACCGGAAGGCTGGTGGTCAGGCTGGTCGTACTCACGGTCTCCATTGTGACGGCCGCCACCGACAACCCGGCCACCGACAGCCCGGCGGTCCATCACTCCGGCGACACGGCCGGCACGGCGGCCGGCGCGGCGGCCCGGCGGCCGGCGCGGCGCGGCTGGCGCGGCGGCCCGGCGGCCGGCGCGGCGCGGCTGGCGCGGCAGTCCGGCAGTCCGGCAGTCCGGCAGTCCGGCAGGCGCAGCGGGCCCGGCCGGCACGGCGGGCCCGGCCGGCACGGCGGGCCCGGCCGGCACGGCGGGCCCGGCCGGCACGGCGGGCCCGGCCGGCACGGCGGGCCCGGCCGGCACGGCCGGCACGGCCGGCACGGCGGGCCCGGCCGGCACGGCGGGCCCGGCCGGCACGGCCGGCACGGCCGGCACGGCAGTCCGGGCTGGGCGGGCAGGGCGACGGCCGGCCCCGGGTGTCCGGCGGCACGGCGGTCCGGCGGTCCGGCAGGCGCAGCGGGCCCGGTCGGCACGGCGGGTCCGGCCGGCACGGCGGCACGGTCGGCACGGCAGTCCGGGCTGGGCGGGCAGGGCGACGGCCGGCCCCGGGTGTCCGGTGCCGGCCGTGCGAACGTGCGGGCGGGGTCTACGACTCCGCGGAGGCCGACGCCTTCGCCTTCGGCGAGGCCGAGGTGGCGGGCGTGGCCGTGGCGCCCGCCTTCGGGGAGGCGGAGCCGGACGGCGTCTTCGGCACCGACGGGGTCGGCTTCTGACAGCCCGGCTGCTTGGCCATGGCCTGGCCCAGCTCGCCGTTCTCCAGGTTGGCCAGCGCGTTCTGGTCCATCTTCTCGATCTTGGTGAGGCCGTCGGCGACGTCCTTCAGCCCCTCGGCGAACTTCTGCTGGTTCGTCGGGTCGAGCGCGTCGACCTGCTTCTTCAGCCCGTCGTAGGCGCGCGCGGTCGCTTCGAGCTCCGCGATGACGTCCTTCTGGACCTTCTCGCCGTTCTCGATCGGCGGGACTCCGGCCGTCTCCACGGCCTTGGCGAGCGCCCGGTCGGCGTCCGCGATGTCCTTGAACGCCTTGGAGTCGGCGGCCTGGATCTCCGCCGGACGGCTGTCGGCCGCGGTCGAGATGATGATCTGGTGGGCGTCGGCCCGCTTCTGGATCTGCGGCTTCGCCTGGTCGCAGAACGACTTGGCCCAGTCGTTGACCTTGTCGCCCTCGTCCTCGCTGCAGCCGGACAGCAGGAGCACCAGTACCGCACCGCCGGACAGCGCTGCCGCAAGCTTCTTGTTCACCGGATCGGTCCCTTCCAAGACTCTCGGCCCCGGAACATACACGCCGCGCGGACGACTTCCACCTTTCGTACGACGGATTCCTCCCGTGTTGAATCCGTTTGACCCAAGCGGCGCCGGGCCTCCGGGCAGCCGACGCGCCCGGGAAATGAGACGGACGCCACGTCAGGCGACGGCCACCGGACGCCGTTTGGAGGCGCGGACGGCGGCCGCCACCACGAGCAGCGCCAGGACGGCGATTCCGGTGCGCGCCCAGACGTTGGCGTCGTCGCCGTAGCCGAACCGCACCACCGCCGGAGCGATCAGCAGCGCCACCAGGTTCATCACCTTGAGGAGCGGGTTGATCGCCGGCCCCGCGGTGTCCTTGAAGGGGTCGCCCACGGTGTCGCCGATCACCGTCGCCTCGTGCGCCGGGCTGCCCTTGCCGCCGTGGTTGCCGTCCTCGACCAGCTTCTTGGCATTGTCCCAGGCGCCGCCGGAGTTGGCGAGGAAGACCGCCATCAGCGCGCCGGTGCCGATCGCCCCGGCGAGATAGGCGCCGAGCGGGCCGACGCCGAGCGCGAAGCCGACGGCGACGGGCGCGGTGACGGCGAGCAGTCCGGGCGTGGCGAGTTCGCGCAGCGCGTCCCTGGTGCAGATGTCGACGACCCGCCCGTACTCGGGGAGTTCACTGCCGTCCATGATCCCGGGATGCTCGCGGAACTGCCGCCGCACCTCGTACACCACCGAACCGGCGGACCGGGAGACCGCGTTGACGGCCAGTCCGGAGAAGAGGAAGACGACCGAGGCGCCGAGGATCAGCCCGACGAGGTTGTTGGGCTGGGAGATGTCCATGGAGAGGGTCAGTTCGCCGGCCCTGGCGCCGACCTCGGCGACCGAGGTGGCGATGGCGTCCCGGTACGAGCCGAAGAGCGCGGCGGCGGCGAGGACGGCGGTCGCGATCGCGATGCCCTTGGTGATCGCCTTCGTGGTGTTGCCGACCGCGTCGAGCTCGGTGAGGACCTGCGCGCCGGCGCCCCTGACCTCCCCGGACATCTCCGCGATGCCCTGCGCGTTGTCGGCGACCGGGCCGAAGGTGTCCATGGCGACGATCACGCCGACCGTGGTGAGCAGGCCGGTCCCGGCGAGCGCGACCGCGAAGAGCGCCAGCATCACGGAGGTGCCGCCGAGCAGGAAGGCCCCGTAGACGGAGAGGGCGATGAGCAGCGCCGCGTACACGGCGGACTCCAGGCCGATGGCGACGCCGGCGAGCACGACGGTGGCGGGGCCGGTGAGCGCGGACCTGCCGATGTCCTGGACGGGCCGGCGGGTGGTCTCGGTGAAGTAGCCGGTGAGCCGCTGGATGAGCGCGGCGAGCAGGATCCCGACGGCGACGGCGACGAGGGCGAGGACCCGCGGGTCGCCGTCGTGCCGGGCCAGTCCCGGTTCGGTGACGCCGGCCAGTTCGGCGTAGGACGACGGCAGGTAGACGAAGGCGGCGACCGCGACGAGCACGAGGGAGACGACGGCGGAGACGAAGAAGCCGCGGTCGACGGCCCGCATCCCGCCCTGGTCGGTGCGCCGGGGGGCGACGGAGAGGATGCCGATGACGGCGGTGAGGACCCCGATCGCGGGCACGATCAGCGGAAAGACCAGGCCGTGGTCGCCGAAGGCGGCCTTACCGAGGATGAGCGCGGCGACGAGCGTGACGGCGTACGACTCGAAGAGGTCGGCGGCCATGCCCGCGCAGTCGCCGACGTTGTCGCCCACGTTGTCGGCGATGGTGGCGGCGTTGCGCGGGTCGTCCTCGGGGATGCCCTTCTCGACCTTGCCGACCAGGTCGGCGCCGACGTCGGCGGCCTTGGTGAAGATGCCGCCGCCCACCCGCATGAACATGGCGATGAGCGCGGCGCCGAGGCCGAAGCCCTCCAGGACCTTGGGCGCGTCGGCGGCGTAGACGAGGACGACGCAGGCGGCGCCGAGCAGCCCGAGACCGACCGTGCACATGCCGACGACGCCACCGGTGCGGAACGCGATCCGCATGGCCCGGTGGGCGGCGTCCGCGGGGTCCCGGCCGGGTTCGCCGGGGGACGGGGCGGCCTCCCGGGCGGCCGCCGCGACCCGGACGTTGGCCCGTACGGCCAGCCGCATCCCCACGTATCCGGTGACCGCCGAGAACAACGCCCCGACCAGGAAGAAGAGCGAGCGGCCGGCCCGCTGCGACCACGAGTCGGCGGGCAGCGCCATGAGGAGGAGGAAGACGACGACGGCGAAGAGGGCGATGGTGCGCAGCTGGCGGGCGAGGTAGGCGTTGGCGCCCTCCTGGACGGCGGCGGCGATCCGCCGCATCACCGGGGTGCCCTCGTCGGCCTTGAGTACCTGGCGGCCGAAGAGCCGGGCGGTGACCAGCGCGGCGAGGGCGACACCGGCGACGACGGCGACGATCGTCCGGTTGCCGCTGGTGAGCACCGCCGCAGCGAGGGCGGCGGGGGCCTGGGCCAATTCCGGTTCCGGGTGCATGGGCACGGATCATAGGCACCCGAAGCATGCCAAACCGGATCCCCGGGGCGGCACCCCGGCGGAATCCATCGATTGCCCCTGCCGTCCGTCCCCGCCCGCACGCGCCCGGCAGACAGCGGACGGGAGCGGCCGGGGGCCCGGGAACACGCGGGCCCTGGGGCGCGCGGGCCCTCGGGCGCGCGGGCCCGGGAACACGCGGGCCCTGGGGCGCGCGGGCCCTCGGGCGCGCGGGCCCGAACGCGCGAAGAGGCCCTGCCGTGTGCGGCAGGGCCTCTTCGCGTACGTCTCCAGGGACGCGGCGTCAGGACAGGACGTCCACGTCCGCCTCCGCCGGGGTGGTGGGCCAGCTCATCCGGATGGTGCCGCCGTCCTCGCCGGCGGTCACCTCGACGTCGTCGACGAGCCCGCGGATCACCGCGAGACCCATCTCGTCCTCGGCACCGGCGTCGTCG
The Streptomyces roseofulvus genome window above contains:
- a CDS encoding sodium-translocating pyrophosphatase is translated as MHPEPELAQAPAALAAAVLTSGNRTIVAVVAGVALAALVTARLFGRQVLKADEGTPVMRRIAAAVQEGANAYLARQLRTIALFAVVVFLLLMALPADSWSQRAGRSLFFLVGALFSAVTGYVGMRLAVRANVRVAAAAREAAPSPGEPGRDPADAAHRAMRIAFRTGGVVGMCTVGLGLLGAACVVLVYAADAPKVLEGFGLGAALIAMFMRVGGGIFTKAADVGADLVGKVEKGIPEDDPRNAATIADNVGDNVGDCAGMAADLFESYAVTLVAALILGKAAFGDHGLVFPLIVPAIGVLTAVIGILSVAPRRTDQGGMRAVDRGFFVSAVVSLVLVAVAAFVYLPSSYAELAGVTEPGLARHDGDPRVLALVAVAVGILLAALIQRLTGYFTETTRRPVQDIGRSALTGPATVVLAGVAIGLESAVYAALLIALSVYGAFLLGGTSVMLALFAVALAGTGLLTTVGVIVAMDTFGPVADNAQGIAEMSGEVRGAGAQVLTELDAVGNTTKAITKGIAIATAVLAAAALFGSYRDAIATSVAEVGARAGELTLSMDISQPNNLVGLILGASVVFLFSGLAVNAVSRSAGSVVYEVRRQFREHPGIMDGSELPEYGRVVDICTRDALRELATPGLLAVTAPVAVGFALGVGPLGAYLAGAIGTGALMAVFLANSGGAWDNAKKLVEDGNHGGKGSPAHEATVIGDTVGDPFKDTAGPAINPLLKVMNLVALLIAPAVVRFGYGDDANVWARTGIAVLALLVVAAAVRASKRRPVAVA
- a CDS encoding DUF7059 domain-containing protein; its protein translation is METVSTTSLTTSLPVPAHADRLREALLAADFTADGLLDRLGAAAYAALARSETVPALRATRGDSPLETLVRLFLLQRAVEPARAAAALPLKEALADGWVVEEDGAVRATVDVRPYGGPDGEDWFIVSDLGCAVGGAGGIGSKEEGVVLGVGGASTTLAGITVRTPVAAALDLGTGSGIQALHAAQHSTLVTATDLNPRALEFTRLTLALSGAREAELLEGSLYEPVDGDTYDLIVSNPPFVISPGSGLTYRDGGMSGDDLCRTLVQQAGERLNDGGYAQFLANWQHVDGEEWQDRLRSWVPRGCDAWIVQREVQDVTQYTELWLRDSGDHRGDPEAYRAAYDRWLDAFEASGTRSIGFGWITLRRDPAVAAGKAEPSIVIEEWPHPVEQPLGPTVRAHFERQDYLRTHDDAALLADSFTLAPEVVQEQVGLPGAEDPEHVVLRQNRGMRRATRVDHVGAGFAGVCDGTLSAGRILDAIAQLMGEDPVLLRDRTPQSIRLLVEEGFLTPESLLPERDGLPEQPGAAPE
- a CDS encoding small secreted protein; its protein translation is MNKKLAAALSGGAVLVLLLSGCSEDEGDKVNDWAKSFCDQAKPQIQKRADAHQIIISTAADSRPAEIQAADSKAFKDIADADRALAKAVETAGVPPIENGEKVQKDVIAELEATARAYDGLKKQVDALDPTNQQKFAEGLKDVADGLTKIEKMDQNALANLENGELGQAMAKQPGCQKPTPSVPKTPSGSASPKAGATATPATSASPKAKASASAES
- the topA gene encoding type I DNA topoisomerase; this translates as MSPTSETAHGGRRLVIVESPAKAKTIKGYLGPGYVVEASVGHIRDLPSGAAEVPEKYTGEVRRLGVDVEHDFQPIYVVNADKKAQVKKLKELLAESDELFLATDEDREGEAIAWHLQEVLKPKVPVHRMVFHEITKDAIQAAVANPRELNKRMVDAQETRRILDRLYGYEVSPVLWKKVMRGLSAGRVQSVATRLVVERERERIAFRSAEYWDLTGTFSTGRAGDPSDPSSLVARLAAVDGKRVAQGRDFGADGRLKSDSVLHLDEEKARALAASLADTRFTVRSVESKPYRRSPYAPFRTTTLQQEASRKLGFGAKATMQVAQKLYENGFITYMRTDSTVLSDTAVAAARAQVTQLYGADYLPEKPRVYAGKVKNAQEAHEAIRPSGDRFRTPAETGLTGDQFKLYELIWKRTVASQMKDATGNSVTVKIGGTSADGRDAEFSASGKTITFHGFMKAYVEGADDPNAELDDRERRLPQVAEGDALAAEEITADGHATKPPARYTEATLVKELEEREIGRPSTYASIIGTILDRGYVFKKGTALVPSFLSFAVVNLLEKHFGRLVDYDFTAKMEDDLDRIARGEAQSVPWLKRFYFGEGEGATGGAADAGNGDGDHLGGLKELVTDLGAIDAREISSFPVGNDIVLRVGRYGPYVERGEKDQEGHQRADVPDDLAPDELTVEYAEELLAKPSGDFELGTDPVSGHQIVAKAGRYGPYVTEILPDDVPKTGKNAVKPRTASLFKTMSLDTVTLEEALQLMSLPRVVGADAEGVEITAQNGRYGPYLKKGTDSRSLTSEDQLFTITLEEALAIYAQPKQRGRAAAKPPLKELGTDPVSERPVVVKDGRFGPYVTDGETNATLRTGDSVETITPERGYELLAEKRAKGPAKKTAKKAPAKKTAAKKTAAKKTTTAKKTAAKKTTTAKKTTAAAKKAAAAKPE